One segment of bacterium DNA contains the following:
- a CDS encoding branched-chain amino acid ABC transporter permease — MKRTDKYFPIFPVLIAYGILLGYGLINPGKWQLVSQLAFYCTLGQAFNLFMGMTGYVDFGYVAFMGIGTYGMAITIYHLGDKGLGFLLILIGFVLAAVFSILLSLAVGAVALRLRGAYFAIATIGVNEGFRFLIEGARIWNGSEGMIFTRHMKKAFGKPAAMAIGTFWADIMMFCIAVLAAVMTLVYMRNKVGYALTALREDEDAAKVMGINVTKYKIIAFITSAALAGLLGATAWALKLQYVYPSDVFEIHYTVEAIIIVLLGGAGTLLGPIVGGLIYGISKYYLSIVLPGFQLLIFAPIIVAIIVLFPEGTVGILKKRVSGTPLQKFII, encoded by the coding sequence ATGAAGAGAACCGATAAATATTTCCCCATTTTTCCGGTCCTCATCGCCTACGGGATCCTGCTTGGTTATGGGCTCATCAACCCGGGCAAGTGGCAGCTGGTGTCCCAGCTGGCCTTTTACTGTACCCTGGGGCAGGCGTTTAACCTGTTCATGGGTATGACCGGGTATGTTGACTTCGGTTACGTAGCCTTTATGGGCATCGGGACTTACGGGATGGCTATTACAATCTATCATCTCGGCGACAAAGGTTTGGGATTTCTCCTGATCCTCATCGGCTTCGTGCTTGCCGCTGTTTTTTCCATACTTCTGTCCCTCGCCGTGGGTGCGGTGGCACTGAGGCTCCGGGGGGCCTACTTCGCCATTGCCACCATAGGTGTGAACGAAGGTTTTCGTTTTCTCATCGAGGGAGCCCGGATCTGGAACGGTTCCGAGGGCATGATCTTCACCCGCCACATGAAAAAGGCTTTTGGAAAACCTGCCGCCATGGCCATCGGGACCTTCTGGGCCGATATCATGATGTTTTGCATCGCTGTCCTCGCAGCTGTCATGACCCTCGTCTACATGAGGAACAAGGTGGGCTACGCCCTGACAGCCCTCCGTGAGGATGAGGATGCCGCCAAGGTCATGGGCATCAACGTGACGAAGTACAAGATCATAGCCTTTATCACTAGCGCAGCCCTGGCGGGCCTCCTGGGTGCAACAGCCTGGGCTCTGAAACTCCAGTACGTGTACCCTTCGGATGTTTTCGAGATCCATTACACGGTGGAGGCCATCATCATCGTTCTGCTGGGTGGTGCGGGGACCCTCCTGGGCCCCATTGTGGGCGGGCTTATCTACGGGATCTCTAAATATTACCTTTCCATCGTCCTGCCTGGCTTCCAGTTACTTATCTTCGCGCCCATCATCGTGGCCATTATTGTTCTGTTCCCCGAGGGGACCGTTGGGATCCTGAAAAAAAGGGTCTCGGGCACTCCCCTTCAGAAGTTTATAATCTGA
- a CDS encoding branched-chain amino acid ABC transporter permease — MLFEQLAGNLVQGLVLGAVYGMATMGLSLIFGVLQVVNVGHGAFIMVGAFTALTMFQAMGVPPIFAIPVAFMIGMALGMLFYFGAVKPLVSPSGSGIKKLSPRRMGMAAGMFIGLIVLMWISSGYFNLNIAIYLFVGIIFIYGFALYIYGGRRQDKAPELATLLVTFSFGVILEEVVKQIFTSEARGYYWDIGKLDIGITVLPYPKLLAAFGSFAIAIILYLWFNKTRAGMAMRSVVEDDVGARVCGVNVDWQYALSFSLGIGLTVTSGVLLTMFIPVGINPYMGGPYTLKAFVIAVLGGLASPYGAFFGGVVFGLLENGSYTLFANIKGLEPFAMTRFFSFVMLLVILLIRPTGLLRSK; from the coding sequence GTGCTTTTTGAGCAATTAGCCGGAAACCTGGTGCAGGGGCTTGTTCTGGGTGCTGTGTACGGCATGGCCACCATGGGACTCAGCCTAATATTCGGGGTTTTGCAGGTCGTCAATGTCGGGCATGGAGCCTTCATTATGGTGGGGGCGTTCACCGCTCTCACCATGTTCCAGGCCATGGGGGTGCCACCGATCTTCGCTATTCCGGTAGCTTTTATGATCGGCATGGCGCTGGGGATGCTTTTCTATTTCGGTGCGGTCAAGCCTCTGGTTTCTCCCAGCGGGTCCGGAATAAAGAAACTCTCGCCACGGAGAATGGGGATGGCGGCCGGCATGTTCATCGGCCTCATCGTGCTCATGTGGATCAGCTCCGGGTACTTCAACCTCAACATCGCAATTTACCTGTTTGTGGGGATCATCTTCATATACGGGTTCGCCCTTTACATCTACGGGGGCAGGAGGCAGGACAAAGCCCCGGAACTTGCCACCCTTCTGGTCACCTTCTCCTTTGGGGTCATACTCGAGGAGGTGGTGAAACAGATCTTCACATCGGAGGCGAGGGGATACTACTGGGATATCGGCAAGCTGGACATCGGGATCACCGTCCTGCCCTACCCGAAACTCCTCGCGGCCTTCGGAAGCTTTGCCATAGCGATCATCCTTTACCTGTGGTTTAACAAGACCCGTGCAGGAATGGCCATGCGCAGCGTCGTGGAGGACGACGTGGGTGCCCGCGTGTGCGGTGTGAACGTTGACTGGCAGTACGCCCTGAGTTTTTCTCTGGGCATCGGGCTGACGGTGACCAGCGGTGTACTCCTCACCATGTTCATCCCGGTGGGGATCAACCCCTACATGGGAGGGCCATACACCCTCAAGGCCTTTGTAATAGCGGTTCTAGGCGGCCTGGCATCGCCCTACGGAGCTTTTTTTGGCGGTGTGGTTTTCGGTTTGCTGGAGAACGGCTCTTATACCCTCTTCGCTAATATAAAAGGCCTTGAACCCTTCGCCATGACGAGGTTCTTCTCCTTTGTCATGCTTCTCGTCATCCTGCTCATTCGCCCCACCGGGCTCCTGAGGTCTAAATAA
- a CDS encoding amino acid ABC transporter substrate-binding protein, translated as MSKKTVLIVAIVMAVGFVAAPMVFASGHEILIGHPATLSGTHAKSGEQAVGGVKAAIDWVNNTRGGVMVGGKKKMIAYKVYDCESKKESVTSLLERLITTDKVHFTYAPYSSGLTLAGAPVAEKYGMIYMDHGGASDKIFAQGFEYIVQTIGPGSSYHAGTLDMVKKIDPSAKKVALAYEDSEFARSVMDGAEAKAKELGFDVVFKRTYPAKVTDLTPLLSDLKAAGAEIVIGGGHFQDGQLLNKQMADLDINPKLLSLIAAATLPAFGEALGKLAEGVMGPSHWEYGVTFSKAGAAKLGKSWIGPSQDEYVALFKKAVEKDMLPDYHAAEASAALLSLVLAIEKADSLDSDKVRAALGDLTFMSFYGGWDIDDTGKQVGHSMVDVQWQGGERKIVWPEAAQTAVPAYPKRKF; from the coding sequence ATGAGCAAGAAGACTGTTTTGATCGTGGCGATCGTGATGGCGGTAGGCTTTGTTGCCGCCCCCATGGTGTTTGCCTCAGGCCATGAGATCCTTATTGGCCATCCGGCCACGCTGTCCGGCACCCACGCCAAGTCTGGTGAGCAGGCTGTGGGGGGAGTCAAGGCGGCCATTGACTGGGTCAACAACACCCGGGGCGGCGTTATGGTCGGGGGCAAGAAAAAGATGATCGCCTACAAGGTGTACGATTGCGAGTCCAAGAAGGAGTCGGTCACAAGCCTACTCGAGCGGCTTATAACTACTGACAAGGTCCATTTCACCTACGCGCCTTACAGCTCGGGGCTCACTCTCGCAGGTGCCCCGGTGGCGGAAAAATACGGTATGATCTACATGGACCATGGCGGTGCTTCCGACAAGATCTTTGCCCAGGGGTTTGAGTACATCGTACAGACCATCGGCCCCGGATCCAGCTATCACGCCGGCACCCTTGATATGGTGAAGAAGATCGATCCTTCTGCCAAAAAGGTCGCCCTTGCCTACGAGGACTCCGAGTTCGCAAGATCAGTCATGGACGGCGCTGAGGCCAAGGCAAAGGAGCTTGGTTTCGATGTGGTCTTCAAAAGGACCTATCCGGCGAAAGTTACCGATCTGACTCCCCTGCTTTCCGATCTAAAAGCCGCGGGCGCGGAGATCGTCATTGGCGGCGGTCACTTCCAGGACGGGCAGCTTTTGAACAAGCAGATGGCTGACCTGGACATCAACCCCAAACTTCTCTCCCTCATTGCGGCTGCGACCCTGCCCGCCTTCGGCGAGGCCCTGGGTAAACTGGCTGAAGGTGTCATGGGTCCCTCCCATTGGGAGTACGGCGTGACCTTTTCAAAGGCCGGAGCCGCTAAACTGGGCAAGAGCTGGATCGGCCCGAGCCAGGATGAGTACGTGGCTCTCTTCAAGAAAGCTGTCGAAAAAGACATGCTGCCCGACTATCATGCCGCGGAGGCCAGCGCAGCGCTGTTGTCTCTGGTGTTGGCTATCGAAAAGGCTGATTCCCTGGATTCGGATAAGGTCCGGGCAGCTCTCGGCGACCTGACCTTCATGAGCTTTTACGGCGGTTGGGATATCGACGACACCGGCAAACAGGTAGGGCACTCCATGGTTGACGTACAGTGGCAAGGTGGCGAAAGGAAAATCGTATGGCCTGAGGCCGCTCAGACTGCTGTCCCGGCATACCCGAAGAGGAAGTTCTAA